AACAGCCGGCCGATGTCGCCGGTGAAGTCGATCTGCAGCAGCGCATCGTCGACGTTTTTCAACGCATCGCGCGGCAAGTCGATGCGCCAGGTGGCCGCGTTGCGCCATGCTTCCGGGATTGGCTGGATGGCCGCTTTGGCCAGGCCGCCCTTCATCACGGCCGGTGCGGCACCCGCTTCGCGCAGCGGCGTGGCGGTGGCGGTCAGCTGCACTGCCGGCAGTGCAGCTTCGAAGGCCTGGAACACGCCGTCGGCGCCTTGCGCGCGCAGCGCGTGGTTCGCCTTCGGCACGCGCTTCAGCGCCGGGTAGACGGCAAAGCGCAGCGCGGCATCGCCGATGGAGCGCAGGTGCAGCTTGCCGCCTTCGAACCAGGCCTGCTGGCCGCTCAGCACGAGGCGGCGCTGGCCGGCGATGTCGCCGATGACCAGCTGGCGCGACTGTTCCGCGGACAGCACCAGCAGGTGCACCGGCCTGGTGCCGGCACGGCGGATCGTCAACGCGCGGCCGGTGCCTGGCGTGACGGTGAAGGTGGCGCCGGCGGCCATGGCGCCGAAAGCCTCGATCTGCGTGCCGCCATCCGCTTCCAGCGCCAGCTCGACGGGCACGTTGGCGGTGGCGGCGAACACGTAGGTGATGCCATCCGCGCCGCCATCCAGGCGGGCGACCGGCTGCGCCGTCGCGTAGCGCAGGCGCGTGCCGTCGAGGTCGAAGTTCACCGGCCAGATCGCGTAGGCGCCGCCCGGCACCTCGACGGCGTTGCGCGGGAACTGTACCGTGCCGCCGGCAAGCTTCACGCTGAACTGCAGCGATTGCGCCGGCATCGGGTACTGGCGCACATGGTTGTTGACGAACACGAAGGCGCTGTCGCCCGCGCTGCGCACGGCGATGCGGGGCGTTTTCAGGTCGGCGGGGCCGGACGGCGTCACGTCCGGCTTGCGCACCGTCATCGGCGCCAGGCGGTTGCCGAAATCGGCGATGAAGTAGTGGTAGGGGCGCAGGTATTCCAGCACGGGGCGCTGCTGGCCGTCCGGACCCAGCGGCGCCTGGAAATCGTAGTTGATGGCCGGCGTATCGTTGTAGCCGCCGCTGATGCTGCTCTCTTCCAGCGTGGTGCCGCCGACCGGATTGCGGCCGCCGTGGAACATGTAGTAGCCCATCAGGTTGACGCCGGAACCCAGCTGCACCGGCAGCATCGAGGCGATGTCGTCCGGCGACACCACCGGGCGGCGGCGGTACATGAACGGCAGGCCGGCGCCGTATTCGGCGCCCAGGAACGGGGTCTTGTCGATGTCCGATTCGGCGGTGCCGGGACCGTGCGATTTGGTCTGCGCGCCCAGGTCGCCGGATACGCGGCTGCCGAAGCGGAACGCATACGTTTCCTTCGGCGGCAGCTCGGTGGTGGACACGGCCCACGGCTCGTCGACATAGCCGCCGAACACCGGCGTGACCTGGCCGGACGGGTATTGCGCGCCATCCCACCCGGTCACCGTGTAGTACGGCACATCCATGCCCGCCTGCAGCGCCAGCTTCTTCAGCGTGGAAATATGGCCGGCGCCCTCGCCCGGCCCGCTCAGGTTGTATTCGTTTTCCAGCTGCAGGCCGATGACGGGGCCGCCATCCTTCCACAGGCTGCCCTTCAGCTGCGCGCCGATCTCGCGATACAGCCGCGCCACGTGGCGCAGGTATTGCGGATCGTCGCCGCGCGTGCGCATGCCGTCCACCACCCAGTCGGGGAGGCCGCCGTAGCGCACTTCCGCATGCACCCAGGGCCCCACGCGCACCACGGCCTTCAGGCCCAGCGTGCCGCACAGCTGGACGAAGCGGCGCAGGTCGCGGTTGCCCTGCCAGTCGAATGCGCCATCCTTCGGCTCGTGGTGGTTCCAGATCACGTACGTGGCCACGACGGTGACGCCGGCCGCCTTCATCTTCGCCAGTTCCGCCGCCCACGTGGCAGCCGGGCTGCGCGTGTAATGGAACTCGCCCATCACCGGCATCCACGGCTGGCCATCGAGCGTGAGGTAGCGGTTGTTCGCACCGAGCACGCTGCCCTTCGGCGTTTTCGCGACGCCCAGCTGCAGGTGGCCGGTCACGGGGTCCGCGGCGGGCGCCGCGGCGTCCACGCCGATGACTTGCTGCGCCTGCACGCCAGTCACGACAAAAGCG
Above is a window of Pseudoduganella dura DNA encoding:
- a CDS encoding beta-galactosidase codes for the protein MSKQSKRPAQALAAAFAAAFVVTGVQAQQVIGVDAAAPAADPVTGHLQLGVAKTPKGSVLGANNRYLTLDGQPWMPVMGEFHYTRSPAATWAAELAKMKAAGVTVVATYVIWNHHEPKDGAFDWQGNRDLRRFVQLCGTLGLKAVVRVGPWVHAEVRYGGLPDWVVDGMRTRGDDPQYLRHVARLYREIGAQLKGSLWKDGGPVIGLQLENEYNLSGPGEGAGHISTLKKLALQAGMDVPYYTVTGWDGAQYPSGQVTPVFGGYVDEPWAVSTTELPPKETYAFRFGSRVSGDLGAQTKSHGPGTAESDIDKTPFLGAEYGAGLPFMYRRRPVVSPDDIASMLPVQLGSGVNLMGYYMFHGGRNPVGGTTLEESSISGGYNDTPAINYDFQAPLGPDGQQRPVLEYLRPYHYFIADFGNRLAPMTVRKPDVTPSGPADLKTPRIAVRSAGDSAFVFVNNHVRQYPMPAQSLQFSVKLAGGTVQFPRNAVEVPGGAYAIWPVNFDLDGTRLRYATAQPVARLDGGADGITYVFAATANVPVELALEADGGTQIEAFGAMAAGATFTVTPGTGRALTIRRAGTRPVHLLVLSAEQSRQLVIGDIAGQRRLVLSGQQAWFEGGKLHLRSIGDAALRFAVYPALKRVPKANHALRAQGADGVFQAFEAALPAVQLTATATPLREAGAAPAVMKGGLAKAAIQPIPEAWRNAATWRIDLPRDALKNVDDALLQIDFTGDIGRLFDGTRLADDWYYSGYGWQAGLKSLAIKGKTPGELSLAVLPLRADAPVYIPKEARPDFGAQSQIARVNKVSLVPVYQLTVTP